Proteins encoded within one genomic window of Veillonellales bacterium:
- a CDS encoding flagellar hook capping FlgD N-terminal domain-containing protein produces the protein MSTSAVSSSSDYWITPTSTDTDTSSTKGKSDLSDFASFMKILSSELQNQDPTDPVSNTEYVAQLAQVESLSQLQSMNNSIAANSAYSLLGKTVTYETTDSSTGVTTTASGTVSAVVLKDSVPYITVNGETVKASTVQQVASASSGTSSATA, from the coding sequence ATGTCTACGAGTGCAGTGAGCAGCAGTTCCGATTATTGGATTACTCCGACGAGTACCGATACGGATACCAGCAGTACAAAAGGGAAAAGCGATTTGAGCGATTTTGCCAGTTTTATGAAAATTTTGTCCAGTGAACTGCAGAATCAGGACCCGACGGATCCGGTGAGCAATACGGAGTATGTAGCGCAGCTGGCTCAAGTGGAGTCCTTATCTCAGCTCCAATCTATGAACAACAGCATTGCGGCCAACAGCGCCTATAGTCTGCTTGGTAAAACGGTGACTTATGAGACCACCGATTCCAGTACCGGCGTTACCACAACAGCCAGCGGCACGGTATCGGCAGTAGTGCTAAAAGACAGTGTTCCTTATATAACGGTAAATGGTGAAACGGTAAAGGCCAGCACCGTTCAGCAGGTGGCTTCCGCCAGTTCCGGGACAAGCTCTGCTACGGCTTAA
- a CDS encoding flagellin gives MIINHNLASLNTLNALSKNETATQSSLAKLSSGLRINSASDDAAGLAISEKMRGQIRGLDQAKSNSQDGISLVQTAEGALNETTSILQRMRELAVQASNDTATDSDRTACQKEVAQLKSEINRISSTTQFNTKNLLDGSLAAGSSVALATKLNSSALETSATQGTAVGSALTATTASPITITSGTNDQIKLNVDGAGDQSITIAAGSYTSTSDLAAAVNTAIGNNTALAGKVTAEVTSSGALSFVSASTGTSSSVVVSAGTNDASATLGMSSPTYATGKAASATISGDTHGTAAGSVALSSALTVASTANTLNLTLDGASSGVDISVAAATYTSSSNLVSAINTAINGSSLNGKVTASVDGSDHLVFTSTLTGTSSSVSVTAGTSNSGLTALVGTATAVAGTGAGETLVSLADSDGNNYGLKSGNQINISVLVGGEQKTAKLAVTSTTTLQNLADSIQDAIGGSSSVTIEDNKIKITGQAGTANTVSDLTLTAQTSATDTTATAANFGSDLSAYTETQAATDIRDDGSLTFQIGANQNQTMSVDINKMNVESLALSSVDVSTQAGAESAITVIDNATSAVSTERAKLGAYENRLDHTINNLTTTSQNMTTAESRIRDVDMASEMANYQKNSVLQQAAQAMLAQANQQPQQVLSLLK, from the coding sequence ATGATTATCAATCACAATCTTGCATCACTGAACACCTTGAATGCTTTGAGCAAAAACGAAACTGCCACCCAGTCCTCGCTGGCGAAGCTGTCTTCCGGTCTCAGGATCAACAGTGCGTCCGACGATGCGGCCGGTCTGGCAATTTCGGAAAAAATGCGGGGCCAGATTCGCGGCCTCGATCAGGCCAAGAGTAATTCCCAGGACGGTATTTCCCTGGTACAGACGGCAGAAGGCGCCTTAAATGAAACCACCAGCATCCTCCAGCGGATGCGGGAACTGGCTGTCCAGGCTTCCAATGACACCGCCACCGACAGCGACCGTACCGCCTGCCAGAAGGAAGTCGCTCAGTTAAAAAGTGAAATCAACCGAATTTCCAGCACTACCCAGTTTAATACCAAGAATCTGCTGGACGGCAGTCTGGCGGCAGGCAGCAGTGTGGCTCTTGCCACGAAGCTGAATTCGTCCGCTTTAGAAACTTCCGCTACTCAGGGGACTGCGGTTGGTAGTGCTCTGACAGCTACTACTGCTTCACCGATTACCATTACGAGCGGCACAAATGATCAGATTAAATTAAATGTTGACGGCGCCGGCGATCAATCCATTACAATTGCGGCGGGAAGCTATACCAGCACATCCGATCTGGCAGCAGCAGTAAATACTGCTATCGGCAACAACACGGCTTTAGCCGGTAAAGTAACGGCGGAAGTGACCTCCAGCGGAGCATTATCTTTTGTATCCGCCAGTACCGGCACCAGCAGTTCGGTAGTTGTATCGGCAGGTACAAATGATGCAAGTGCAACACTGGGAATGTCATCTCCGACCTATGCAACCGGCAAAGCGGCTTCTGCAACTATTTCGGGAGATACTCATGGTACGGCTGCTGGGTCTGTTGCGCTTTCGAGTGCACTTACCGTTGCTAGTACCGCGAATACCCTTAACCTTACTTTGGATGGTGCCTCATCGGGGGTTGACATTTCAGTAGCAGCGGCTACTTATACTAGTTCAAGCAATCTAGTAAGTGCGATAAATACGGCAATAAATGGTTCTTCATTAAACGGAAAAGTTACAGCATCAGTCGACGGTAGTGATCATCTTGTATTTACCTCGACTTTAACGGGGACTTCTAGTTCTGTTAGTGTCACGGCTGGTACATCCAATAGCGGGTTGACAGCACTTGTGGGAACGGCCACAGCAGTTGCCGGTACCGGTGCCGGAGAAACTTTAGTTTCTTTGGCGGATTCCGACGGCAACAACTATGGCTTGAAATCAGGCAATCAGATCAACATCAGTGTACTGGTAGGCGGAGAACAAAAAACAGCTAAATTGGCCGTTACTTCGACGACTACATTGCAAAATCTGGCCGACTCGATCCAGGACGCCATCGGCGGTTCTTCCAGCGTTACCATTGAAGATAATAAGATCAAGATTACCGGACAGGCCGGTACGGCGAATACCGTTTCCGATCTTACCTTAACGGCGCAAACTTCAGCGACCGATACGACGGCAACGGCTGCTAATTTCGGCAGTGATCTGAGCGCTTACACGGAAACTCAGGCTGCTACCGATATTCGGGATGACGGGTCCCTCACCTTCCAAATCGGTGCCAACCAGAACCAGACCATGTCGGTAGATATTAATAAAATGAATGTTGAGTCTCTGGCTCTGTCTTCCGTCGATGTCAGCACTCAGGCCGGTGCGGAATCGGCTATCACAGTCATTGACAATGCAACCAGTGCAGTGTCTACCGAACGGGCAAAACTGGGCGCCTATGAAAACCGTCTGGATCATACCATTAATAACCTGACTACAACTTCTCAAAACATGACGACAGCCGAATCCCGGATTCGCGACGTGGATATGGCTTCCGAAATGGCCAACTATCAGAAGAACAGCGTTCTGCAGCAAGCGGCGCAGGCGATGCTGGCTCAGGCCAACCAACAGCCGCAGCAGGTTCTCTCGCTGCTGAAGTAA
- a CDS encoding flagellar hook-basal body complex protein, producing MSTAMYSGVSGLKSQQTKLDVIGNNISNISTAGYKSQRVTFSDILSQTINAATGPSTSSNRGGTNPEQIGLGVSVSSVDTNMTTGSTQSTGDTMDVSIGGDGFFIVQSGTGSDYEFTRAGNFGVDKNGNLTVNGRKVCGWEKYSTDSSGSTTYDTQTTVEPLNLFSDSVNGNKKVIAPEATTTETFSGNLDPTKTAAGTGLSTIGTVPTTADSTTTMTVYDSEGNSHDIQVKMYKCYTDASTGGTETGNVALTGTALTVSSSANTIKLKVDGDTTGVDISVAASTYSSASDLVKAVNSAINATALSGKVTAALDSNNHLVFTSTSTGTSSTVTVESGGSNDGLAALVGTTGTSNTTGTTGTGNTSWFWQAVPSSSDLTVGVPASGYIEFDSNGKLITTDTTNYNTTPSITLNPAASVGSGSFSVKLDMSSLSTYTTSTTSSVTASGDGYAAGELSDVSIGSDGIITGSYSNGKKQSLAMIALAAFTNPAGLEKVGNNLYKTTTNSGNFTGGVEAGSGGTGTLSSGTLEGSNVDLAEQFSDMMVTERAYQANSKVITTSDTMMETLINMIR from the coding sequence ATGTCAACAGCAATGTATTCCGGTGTGTCCGGTCTAAAATCCCAACAGACGAAACTGGACGTAATCGGCAATAATATTTCCAATATCAGTACGGCCGGCTATAAAAGCCAACGGGTGACTTTCAGTGATATTCTCAGCCAAACGATTAATGCGGCTACCGGTCCCAGTACATCTTCCAACCGGGGCGGGACAAACCCCGAACAGATTGGTCTCGGCGTCAGCGTAAGCTCGGTTGATACCAATATGACGACCGGCAGTACCCAGTCGACAGGCGACACGATGGACGTATCCATCGGCGGCGACGGCTTTTTTATTGTCCAGAGCGGCACCGGCAGCGATTATGAATTTACCCGGGCGGGTAATTTCGGTGTGGACAAGAACGGCAATCTGACGGTTAACGGACGGAAAGTCTGCGGCTGGGAAAAATACAGCACGGATTCCAGCGGCTCGACTACCTATGACACGCAAACAACCGTTGAACCGCTTAATCTGTTTTCCGACAGCGTGAACGGCAATAAAAAGGTGATTGCGCCGGAAGCAACTACTACGGAAACTTTTTCCGGCAATTTGGACCCGACAAAAACCGCCGCCGGAACGGGTCTGAGTACAATCGGCACGGTTCCCACTACGGCGGATTCAACGACGACGATGACGGTATATGATTCCGAGGGCAACAGCCATGATATTCAGGTAAAAATGTATAAATGCTATACCGATGCCAGTACCGGCGGTACGGAAACCGGCAATGTGGCTCTTACGGGTACAGCCCTGACGGTTAGCAGTTCTGCCAATACGATTAAGCTTAAAGTGGATGGCGATACTACCGGTGTTGATATTTCCGTCGCGGCGAGCACGTACAGCAGCGCAAGCGATCTGGTGAAGGCGGTAAACAGTGCTATTAATGCCACAGCGTTAAGCGGAAAAGTAACGGCTGCCCTTGACAGCAACAACCATCTTGTCTTTACTTCAACATCAACCGGTACATCCAGTACGGTGACAGTTGAGTCAGGTGGAAGCAATGACGGTTTGGCGGCTTTGGTTGGCACTACCGGGACAAGTAACACCACCGGCACAACCGGAACCGGTAATACTTCCTGGTTCTGGCAGGCAGTACCTTCCTCTTCTGATTTGACGGTAGGCGTTCCTGCCTCTGGGTATATTGAATTTGACAGTAACGGCAAGCTGATTACTACTGATACGACGAACTATAATACAACTCCCAGTATCACTCTAAATCCGGCTGCTTCCGTTGGTTCCGGCTCGTTTTCTGTAAAACTGGATATGTCTTCACTTTCCACCTATACTACCAGCACCACCAGTTCGGTAACTGCCAGTGGCGACGGTTATGCCGCCGGTGAGTTGAGCGATGTGAGTATCGGCAGTGACGGCATTATTACCGGATCTTACAGCAATGGGAAAAAGCAGTCGCTGGCGATGATTGCACTGGCCGCTTTTACCAATCCAGCCGGTTTGGAAAAAGTAGGGAATAATTTATATAAAACGACGACCAACTCCGGTAATTTCACCGGCGGCGTAGAGGCCGGGTCCGGCGGCACCGGCACGTTAAGTTCGGGCACATTGGAAGGATCCAATGTGGACCTGGCGGAGCAGTTCAGCGACATGATGGTTACGGAGCGGGCCTATCAGGCCAACAGCAAGGTAATTACCACTTCGGATACTATGATGGAAACTCTAATTAACATGATACGGTAA
- a CDS encoding ATP-binding protein, with protein MFKKLRLKLTVINMSIMLALFFLLILGTYYFSQINMANHADSLAQKIMEDIQDGRITDLPQRENPPDGLSPVPPPPAPPGPLPLPRPERPPGPNFFFVETSPDGSITFHSSGHSLPAEQLSLLTRETLQTNSPKGSIVSNQINYSFYQSPLKNQPGTLLLFHDNSQEKTILQFQAAALLLVGLICSLLSFGASFFLANRAMIPIQKAWQQQKDFLSDASHELRTPLAVIQTNLDIVRGSPDETVADQRKWLDNIQEETVCMSNLVNSLLFLSRADSHQQKLILEPLSVNLAIAEAAAPFEAMAAAKAVSLKLLAASPLESFGDAARIKQVINILLDNAIRHTPSGGHIQISLRQKGSQNIITIADSGEGIPAECLDKIFDRFYQVDQSRAKGGSGLGLSIAKWIIESHGGTITVASTLGKGTNFTIALPDK; from the coding sequence ATGTTCAAAAAACTGCGACTGAAACTGACAGTCATCAATATGTCTATCATGCTGGCTCTCTTTTTTCTTTTAATTCTGGGAACCTACTACTTTTCGCAAATCAATATGGCAAATCATGCTGATTCTTTAGCGCAAAAAATTATGGAAGACATTCAGGATGGTCGGATCACCGACCTGCCCCAGCGAGAGAATCCCCCTGACGGACTCTCTCCCGTTCCTCCTCCCCCTGCTCCGCCTGGGCCCCTGCCGCTTCCCCGTCCCGAGCGTCCCCCTGGACCCAACTTCTTTTTCGTTGAAACTTCCCCCGACGGTTCCATTACTTTTCATTCCTCCGGTCATTCCCTCCCGGCGGAGCAGCTATCATTGCTGACCCGGGAAACTTTACAAACGAACAGCCCGAAAGGCTCGATTGTATCCAATCAAATCAACTATTCTTTTTATCAATCGCCCCTTAAAAATCAGCCGGGTACACTGCTGCTGTTTCATGATAATTCACAGGAAAAAACGATTCTGCAATTTCAGGCAGCCGCCTTGCTGCTCGTCGGCCTAATCTGTTCCCTGCTGTCCTTTGGCGCCAGCTTCTTTCTGGCCAACCGAGCCATGATTCCTATTCAAAAAGCCTGGCAGCAGCAAAAAGATTTCTTATCCGATGCTTCCCATGAACTGCGTACCCCCCTGGCGGTCATTCAAACCAACCTGGACATCGTCCGGGGAAGTCCGGATGAAACCGTGGCCGATCAGCGCAAATGGCTTGACAACATTCAGGAAGAAACCGTCTGTATGAGCAATCTGGTTAATTCCCTGCTTTTCCTGTCCCGTGCCGATTCTCATCAGCAGAAGCTGATACTGGAACCATTATCAGTGAACCTGGCTATTGCCGAGGCCGCCGCTCCCTTTGAAGCAATGGCTGCGGCAAAAGCTGTGTCCCTGAAACTGCTTGCCGCTTCTCCCTTGGAAAGTTTCGGTGATGCAGCCCGGATTAAGCAGGTAATCAACATATTACTGGACAACGCCATCCGCCATACCCCCTCCGGCGGTCACATCCAAATTTCTCTGCGGCAAAAAGGCAGTCAAAACATAATAACTATAGCCGACTCGGGCGAAGGGATCCCGGCAGAATGTTTGGACAAAATCTTCGACCGCTTCTACCAGGTGGATCAGTCCCGTGCCAAGGGCGGCTCCGGCCTTGGTCTGTCCATCGCCAAATGGATCATCGAAAGCCACGGCGGAACCATCACCGTCGCCAGTACCCTCGGCAAAGGCACCAATTTTACTATAGCGCTGCCAGACAAATAG
- a CDS encoding tetratricopeptide repeat-containing glycosyltransferase family protein produces MDAHLLNKQALASASGEALQQAAQVLLQVVQARPDNANACNNLGLLLLKMKQPAKAETYFFQAIKHKPDSPEFHNNLGSLYAAGGKSGEARVCFCRAITLNPAYAEAYRNLGLLLMRQNLMPEAQACFCRAVELKPDYWQAHSVLGRIYLAQGQYAMGWEKYEWRLKSPKWHSLPFPQWQGEDLTGKRILLYYEQGFGDTLQFVRYAKVVAEMAAETVLWVQPVLQRLMSSSPGRFSLQRGKRPPAGQFDFACPLMSLPRTFKAMIPQNVPYLRADPETAEKWSGILAQTGSGRKLRVGVVWAGNPRHHNDRNRSIPFSVFRQLFVVTQIHWVSLQAGQRAGDVTGVGQVKDYSRELIDFAETAGLIDNLDLVITVDSAVAHLAGGLGKETWLLLPFAADWRWQMQREDSPWYPTVRIFRQQTAGDWREVLERVAAALGNIVNRDAPKSTALPQQETGKNEIGEVEA; encoded by the coding sequence AATAAGCAGGCGCTGGCCTCGGCGTCAGGAGAAGCTTTACAGCAGGCGGCACAGGTGCTGCTCCAGGTGGTTCAAGCCCGGCCGGATAATGCCAACGCCTGCAATAATCTGGGTCTGCTGCTGTTGAAAATGAAACAGCCGGCAAAGGCCGAGACTTATTTTTTTCAGGCGATTAAACATAAGCCGGATTCGCCTGAATTTCATAATAACCTGGGATCGTTATATGCCGCCGGCGGTAAATCCGGGGAAGCACGGGTCTGCTTTTGCCGGGCGATTACCCTGAATCCGGCTTACGCTGAAGCTTACCGGAATCTGGGCCTTTTACTGATGCGGCAAAATCTTATGCCGGAGGCTCAAGCCTGCTTTTGCCGGGCGGTGGAACTAAAGCCCGACTATTGGCAGGCGCATAGTGTTCTGGGAAGAATTTATTTAGCCCAGGGGCAATATGCCATGGGCTGGGAAAAGTATGAATGGCGGCTGAAGTCGCCTAAATGGCATTCCTTGCCTTTTCCCCAGTGGCAGGGAGAGGATTTGACGGGGAAAAGGATACTTCTGTATTACGAGCAGGGGTTTGGCGATACGCTGCAATTTGTCCGCTACGCCAAAGTGGTGGCGGAAATGGCCGCGGAAACTGTTTTATGGGTGCAGCCGGTATTGCAGCGGTTAATGAGCAGTTCTCCCGGCAGGTTTAGCTTACAGCGGGGGAAACGGCCCCCGGCGGGACAATTTGATTTTGCCTGTCCGCTCATGAGTCTGCCCCGGACTTTTAAAGCCATGATTCCGCAAAATGTGCCCTATCTTCGAGCTGATCCGGAGACTGCGGAAAAGTGGTCAGGTATTCTCGCCCAAACCGGCAGCGGCAGGAAGCTTCGCGTCGGAGTTGTCTGGGCCGGGAATCCCAGGCATCATAACGACAGGAACCGTTCCATTCCTTTTTCTGTTTTTCGCCAGTTATTTGTTGTGACCCAAATTCATTGGGTCAGTCTGCAGGCCGGACAGCGGGCGGGGGATGTGACAGGGGTCGGTCAGGTGAAGGATTATTCCCGGGAACTGATTGATTTTGCCGAAACAGCCGGGCTGATCGATAACCTTGATCTGGTTATCACCGTGGATTCGGCAGTGGCTCATTTAGCAGGGGGACTAGGCAAGGAGACGTGGCTCCTCCTGCCTTTTGCCGCCGACTGGCGCTGGCAGATGCAGCGGGAGGACAGTCCCTGGTATCCCACAGTGCGAATTTTTCGTCAGCAGACAGCGGGAGACTGGCGGGAAGTCCTGGAGCGGGTTGCTGCTGCTCTGGGTAATATTGTGAACCGTGATGCGCCGAAAAGTACCGCTTTGCCGCAGCAGGAAACCGGGAAGAATGAAATCGGGGAAGTGGAAGCGTGA
- a CDS encoding tetratricopeptide repeat protein, which produces MTVELFVKQGISQANQGNFKRAIALFHQAVELRPDPDVYYNLGVLQMLEKQPAEAETAFRRAIELRSGFSDAYNNLGAVLKGEDRRQEAADCFRRAIEFQPDFPEAYNNLGLMQAQSSRLLEAEACFNRAIALRTDYPEAYNNLGLVQLKLKQPELAEASFRQAIELRPDYPEAYNNLGTVLREKNCLAEAETCLCRAAALRPDYPEAYYNLGFTQAKSGRIAAAEQSYGRAIALRPRYSEAYNNLGVLFRITGRAEKAEECFRKTIQINPDIAEGYNNLGAALKDQNRLTEAELQLRRAIELCPCYPEAYNNLGNVLKKKNDYAEAEDCFRQAIQFKADFPEAYNNLGMILTDEGQFDEAEECLSRAVELRPDFPEAEYAFSTLYLLQGRFDKGWGKYESRFAVFDNYQPAIRRWRGEDLTDRKILLFCEQGLGDTIQFIRYAPQVAAMAGETNVLVQKSLVRLLADQNQAFTVLDRDRLEPEEYDFACPLLSLPLVFGTTGETISGETPYIKPAGEISRKWRDMLQQKDGGEKFRVGVVWAGNPEHQNDGNRSIPFDSFAGLFDNRSVSWYSLQAGEKAADLAGASCQAVDLSPELTDFAETAGVIENLDLVVTVDTAAAHLAGAMGKETWLLLPFAPEWRWQLDREDSPWYPAMRLFRQQTRGDWQQVIGRVKEALEKKIKI; this is translated from the coding sequence GTGACGGTAGAACTTTTTGTAAAACAGGGAATATCCCAGGCGAACCAGGGAAACTTCAAGCGGGCCATCGCTTTGTTTCACCAGGCTGTCGAACTGCGGCCCGATCCCGATGTCTACTATAATCTTGGAGTGCTTCAAATGCTGGAAAAGCAGCCGGCGGAAGCGGAAACGGCCTTTCGCCGGGCTATTGAGCTGCGTTCCGGTTTTTCTGATGCCTATAATAATCTGGGGGCGGTTTTAAAAGGGGAAGACCGGCGGCAAGAAGCGGCGGACTGCTTTCGCCGGGCCATCGAATTCCAGCCTGATTTTCCCGAGGCTTATAACAATTTAGGGCTTATGCAGGCGCAGTCAAGCCGTCTGCTTGAGGCGGAAGCCTGTTTTAACCGAGCCATTGCTCTTAGAACGGACTATCCGGAGGCGTATAACAATCTGGGGCTGGTACAGCTGAAGCTGAAACAGCCGGAACTAGCGGAAGCATCTTTTCGTCAGGCGATTGAATTGCGACCGGACTATCCGGAAGCCTATAACAACCTGGGAACGGTCCTCAGAGAAAAAAATTGTCTGGCAGAGGCGGAAACCTGCCTTTGCCGGGCCGCTGCCCTGCGGCCGGACTACCCGGAAGCCTATTACAATCTGGGGTTTACACAGGCGAAGTCGGGTCGGATTGCAGCGGCGGAACAATCCTATGGCCGGGCGATTGCGCTGCGGCCCCGTTATTCGGAGGCTTATAACAACCTGGGCGTTCTATTTAGGATTACCGGCCGGGCAGAGAAGGCGGAGGAGTGTTTCCGCAAAACCATTCAAATTAATCCTGACATTGCTGAAGGGTATAATAATCTGGGAGCGGCTTTGAAAGATCAAAACCGCTTGACGGAAGCGGAACTGCAGCTTCGCCGGGCAATTGAGCTGTGTCCCTGTTATCCGGAAGCTTACAATAACCTGGGCAACGTGTTAAAGAAGAAAAATGATTACGCAGAAGCGGAAGACTGTTTTCGCCAAGCAATTCAATTTAAGGCGGATTTCCCGGAAGCGTACAACAACCTGGGGATGATTTTAACCGATGAAGGGCAGTTTGACGAGGCGGAAGAGTGCCTTAGCCGGGCCGTTGAATTGCGTCCGGACTTTCCCGAGGCCGAATATGCTTTTTCCACATTGTATCTGCTTCAGGGAAGGTTTGACAAAGGTTGGGGAAAATATGAATCCCGGTTTGCGGTGTTTGACAATTATCAGCCTGCTATTCGCCGCTGGCGGGGGGAAGACCTGACGGACCGGAAAATTCTGCTGTTCTGTGAGCAGGGACTGGGAGATACAATTCAATTTATCCGTTACGCTCCTCAGGTGGCGGCAATGGCCGGCGAAACCAACGTTTTGGTACAGAAATCACTGGTACGGCTGCTGGCCGACCAGAATCAGGCTTTTACCGTTCTTGACAGGGACAGGCTGGAACCGGAAGAATACGATTTTGCCTGTCCGCTGTTGAGTTTGCCGCTGGTCTTCGGCACCACCGGTGAGACCATTTCCGGTGAAACCCCTTATATAAAGCCTGCCGGGGAGATTAGCCGGAAATGGCGGGATATGCTGCAGCAAAAGGACGGCGGCGAAAAATTTCGGGTTGGCGTTGTCTGGGCCGGGAATCCGGAGCATCAAAACGACGGCAACCGTTCTATTCCCTTCGATAGTTTCGCCGGGTTATTTGATAATAGGAGTGTGAGCTGGTACAGTCTGCAGGCAGGCGAGAAGGCTGCCGACTTGGCGGGAGCATCCTGCCAGGCGGTTGATCTTTCACCGGAGTTGACTGATTTTGCCGAAACAGCAGGAGTTATCGAAAATCTGGATCTGGTCGTCACAGTCGATACAGCTGCAGCCCATCTGGCGGGAGCTATGGGGAAAGAGACTTGGCTGCTGCTGCCGTTTGCCCCGGAATGGCGCTGGCAGCTGGATCGGGAGGACAGCCCCTGGTATCCGGCAATGCGCTTGTTTCGCCAGCAGACCAGGGGCGATTGGCAGCAGGTTATCGGGAGAGTGAAAGAGGCATTAGAAAAAAAGATAAAAATTTAG
- a CDS encoding carbon storage regulator — MLVLGRKPGEYIMIGKDIMVKVIRSDAGDLRLAIDAPKNINITRGEIYEDKDKYISM, encoded by the coding sequence ATGTTGGTATTAGGGAGAAAACCGGGAGAGTACATTATGATTGGAAAAGATATTATGGTGAAGGTTATTCGCAGTGATGCGGGAGATTTACGGCTGGCGATTGACGCGCCGAAAAACATCAATATTACCAGAGGAGAGATTTATGAGGATAAAGACAAGTATATCTCAATGTAA